A genomic window from Thioalkalivibrio sp. ALJ12 includes:
- a CDS encoding DsrE family protein → MAEKIVIMLLNLDLDRPGTLGAPFFQATVAAAMDLEVEMYFAAGTTRLLRQGVADKIYPGEAKEKSVYSFMQDAHEAGCRFYACAGAMDENGLTLDNAIPELDGMRGGGAFIGEVVEDDVATLTY, encoded by the coding sequence ATGGCCGAAAAGATCGTGATCATGCTGCTGAACCTGGACCTGGACCGCCCCGGCACGCTGGGGGCCCCGTTCTTCCAGGCGACCGTCGCCGCCGCGATGGATCTGGAAGTCGAGATGTACTTCGCCGCCGGCACCACGCGCCTGTTGCGCCAGGGCGTGGCGGACAAGATCTACCCCGGCGAGGCGAAGGAGAAATCGGTCTACAGCTTCATGCAGGATGCCCACGAGGCCGGCTGCCGCTTCTACGCCTGCGCCGGGGCGATGGACGAGAACGGCCTGACCCTGGACAACGCGATCCCCGAACTGGACGGCATGCGCGGCGGAGGCGCCTTTATCGGCGAGGTGGTCGAGGACGATGTGGCCACCCTGACCTACTGA
- a CDS encoding FmdB family zinc ribbon protein gives MPIYEYQCKDCGEISEILQKISDPPATTCPECGAEALTKQVSAAGFRLAGGGWYETDFKKDGKRNLKDGGGAGSGSGKGDSTATSKAAATGT, from the coding sequence ATGCCCATTTACGAGTATCAGTGCAAGGACTGTGGCGAGATTTCCGAGATCCTGCAGAAGATCTCCGATCCGCCGGCCACCACCTGTCCCGAATGTGGCGCCGAGGCCCTGACCAAGCAGGTCTCCGCTGCCGGCTTTCGCCTGGCGGGGGGCGGCTGGTACGAGACTGACTTCAAGAAAGACGGCAAGCGCAATCTGAAGGATGGCGGTGGTGCTGGCAGCGGTTCCGGCAAGGGCGATTCCACGGCGACCTCGAAAGCGGCAGCGACCGGAACCTGA
- a CDS encoding DUF502 domain-containing protein gives MLVSLRRYLIAGLLVWLPLIVTGFVIKLLVDLLDFTILLLPPAWRPEALLGFSIPGAGIVVAIVVVFVTGVIVANIVGRKLVSVGESIVHRIPLVSSIYGAVKKVTETVLTDGGQAFRKVVMIEYPRRGLWSVGFMTGVGYGEVQERTEREVITVFVPTTPNPTSGFVLLVPRDEAVELDMTVEDGLKFVMSMGVVTPLSSPSEAPAPVAREQGKS, from the coding sequence ATGCTGGTCTCCCTGCGCCGCTACCTGATTGCAGGGCTGCTGGTCTGGCTGCCGCTGATCGTCACCGGCTTCGTTATCAAGCTGCTGGTCGATCTGCTGGACTTCACCATTCTCCTCCTGCCGCCGGCCTGGCGGCCGGAGGCCTTGCTTGGCTTTTCGATCCCCGGTGCCGGGATCGTGGTCGCGATCGTGGTTGTGTTCGTCACCGGCGTGATCGTGGCCAATATTGTCGGGCGCAAGCTGGTCTCGGTGGGCGAATCCATCGTGCACCGCATCCCGCTGGTCAGCTCGATCTACGGGGCGGTGAAGAAGGTCACCGAGACGGTGCTGACCGATGGTGGCCAGGCCTTTCGCAAGGTCGTGATGATCGAGTACCCGCGTCGCGGGCTGTGGTCGGTCGGTTTCATGACCGGCGTTGGTTACGGCGAGGTGCAGGAGCGTACCGAGCGCGAGGTGATTACCGTGTTCGTCCCCACCACCCCCAACCCGACCTCCGGCTTTGTGCTGCTGGTTCCGCGCGACGAGGCGGTCGAGCTCGACATGACGGTGGAGGACGGGCTCAAGTTCGTGATGTCCATGGGCGTGGTCACGCCGCTGTCGAGCCCGTCCGAGGCCCCGGCTCCGGTTGCGCGAGAGCAGGGCAAATCGTAA
- the aspS gene encoding aspartate--tRNA ligase: MRTHLCGRVTENELDSEVTLCGWVNRRRDHGGVIFVDLRDHTGRVQVVFDPDREDVFARAEQLRSEFVIRMTGRVRRRPEGTENPDLSTGAVEILGLELEVLNAAKTPPFPLDDEDVGEDTRLRYRYVDLRRPVMQERLRLRAKVSAAMRRFLEERDFLDLETPMLTKATPEGARDYLVPSRTHPGSFFALPQSPQLFKQLLMMSGMDRYYQITRCFRDEDLRADRQPEFTQLDMEMAFVDEADVMDVTEGLIRHLFREVQGVELPDPFPRMAYAEAMARFGSDKPDLRIPLEFTELTEVMQAVEFKVFNGPANDPEGRVAALRVPGGAKLTRKEIDVYTEYVGRYGAKGLAYIKVNDPADLEGGLQSPILKFLPEDVTRQILEKTAAAAGDLIFFGADKASVVNEAIGALRVKLGHDLELVEAGWQPLWVVDFPMFEYDDEDKRLYALHHPFTAPAVDSPDALRNNPREALSRAYDMVLNGTEVGGGSIRIHNPEMQQAAFEALGIGEDEAREKFGFLLDALEFGAPPHGGLAFGLDRLVMLMSGAHSIRDVMAFPKTQTAACLLTDAPAPVGEKQLRELGIRLRASATQQAG; this comes from the coding sequence ATGCGAACTCATCTGTGTGGACGTGTCACCGAGAACGAACTCGACTCGGAGGTGACCCTTTGCGGCTGGGTGAATCGCCGGCGTGACCACGGGGGCGTGATCTTCGTTGACCTGCGCGACCACACGGGGCGGGTGCAGGTGGTGTTCGACCCCGACCGCGAGGACGTCTTCGCCCGCGCCGAGCAGCTGCGTAGCGAGTTCGTGATCCGCATGACCGGCCGCGTGCGCCGCCGCCCCGAGGGCACCGAGAACCCCGACCTGTCCACCGGCGCGGTGGAGATCCTGGGTCTGGAGCTCGAGGTCCTGAACGCCGCGAAGACCCCGCCGTTCCCGCTGGACGACGAGGACGTCGGCGAGGACACCCGCCTGCGCTATCGCTACGTGGACCTGCGCCGCCCGGTTATGCAGGAGCGCCTGCGCCTGCGTGCGAAGGTCTCCGCGGCCATGCGCCGCTTCCTCGAGGAGCGCGACTTCCTCGACCTCGAAACCCCGATGCTGACCAAGGCCACGCCGGAGGGCGCACGCGACTACCTGGTGCCCAGCCGTACGCATCCGGGCAGCTTCTTTGCCCTGCCGCAGTCGCCGCAGCTGTTCAAGCAGCTGCTGATGATGTCCGGCATGGACCGCTACTACCAGATCACCCGCTGCTTCCGCGACGAGGACCTGCGCGCCGATCGCCAGCCGGAGTTCACCCAGCTGGATATGGAGATGGCCTTTGTCGACGAGGCCGACGTGATGGACGTGACCGAGGGCCTGATCCGCCACCTGTTCCGCGAGGTACAGGGTGTCGAGTTGCCCGATCCGTTCCCGCGCATGGCCTACGCCGAGGCGATGGCCCGCTTCGGGTCGGACAAGCCCGATCTGCGCATCCCGCTGGAGTTCACCGAGCTGACCGAGGTGATGCAGGCGGTGGAGTTCAAGGTGTTCAACGGCCCGGCGAACGACCCCGAGGGCCGCGTGGCCGCGCTGCGCGTGCCGGGCGGGGCGAAACTGACGCGCAAGGAGATTGACGTCTACACCGAGTACGTCGGTCGCTACGGCGCGAAGGGCCTGGCCTACATCAAGGTCAACGACCCGGCGGACCTCGAGGGCGGGCTGCAGTCGCCGATCCTGAAATTCCTGCCGGAGGATGTGACCCGGCAGATCCTGGAGAAGACCGCGGCCGCCGCCGGCGACCTGATCTTCTTCGGTGCGGACAAGGCCTCGGTGGTCAACGAGGCGATCGGCGCGCTGCGTGTGAAGCTCGGCCACGACCTCGAGCTGGTCGAGGCGGGCTGGCAGCCGCTGTGGGTGGTCGACTTCCCGATGTTCGAGTACGACGACGAGGACAAGCGCCTGTACGCCCTGCATCACCCGTTCACCGCCCCGGCGGTGGACAGCCCGGACGCGCTGCGCAATAACCCGCGCGAGGCCCTGTCCCGTGCCTACGACATGGTGCTCAACGGCACCGAGGTGGGCGGTGGCTCCATCCGTATCCACAACCCCGAGATGCAGCAGGCCGCGTTTGAGGCCCTGGGCATCGGCGAGGACGAGGCGCGCGAGAAGTTCGGCTTCCTGCTGGATGCGCTGGAGTTCGGTGCCCCGCCGCACGGTGGCCTGGCCTTTGGCCTGGACCGCTTGGTGATGCTGATGAGCGGCGCCCACTCCATTCGCGACGTAATGGCCTTCCCCAAGACCCAGACGGCCGCCTGCCTGCTGACCGATGCCCCGGCGCCGGTCGGCGAGAAGCAGCTGCGCGAGCTGGGCATCCGTCTGCGCGCCAGCGCCACACAACAGGCCGGGTAG
- a CDS encoding triacylglycerol lipase: protein MAGMRASVVTVHGWHMPGLELALLERRLRAAGLEVHRFHYASRRQTPEQAARALAAFIEAVPGDLVHLVAHSLGGIIVRHLFTVAPVQRPGRIVMLGSPLAGSRVAARLARNRLGRWWLGAALDRGLLGGSPVLRGREIGMIAGSRPLGPAPLFAQMPPPHDGFVAVDETRGPDVTRHLTLPVSHTGMLFNATVARETLHFLDRGDFLP, encoded by the coding sequence ATGGCCGGCATGCGCGCCAGCGTGGTTACGGTCCATGGCTGGCATATGCCGGGCCTGGAGCTGGCGCTGCTGGAACGCCGGCTGCGTGCGGCCGGGCTGGAGGTCCATCGCTTCCACTATGCCTCGCGCCGCCAGACCCCGGAACAGGCGGCGCGCGCCCTGGCCGCCTTCATTGAGGCAGTGCCCGGCGACCTGGTGCACCTTGTGGCCCATAGCCTCGGCGGCATCATCGTCCGCCATCTGTTTACCGTTGCCCCGGTCCAGCGCCCCGGTCGGATCGTGATGCTGGGTTCGCCGCTGGCGGGCAGCCGGGTGGCCGCGCGTCTGGCACGCAACCGGCTCGGCCGCTGGTGGTTGGGGGCCGCGCTGGACCGCGGTCTGCTGGGGGGCAGCCCCGTCTTGCGCGGACGCGAAATCGGGATGATCGCCGGCAGCCGCCCACTGGGTCCGGCACCGCTGTTCGCGCAGATGCCGCCCCCGCATGATGGCTTCGTGGCCGTCGACGAGACGCGCGGCCCGGATGTCACGCGCCATCTCACGCTGCCGGTCTCGCATACGGGGATGCTGTTCAATGCCACGGTGGCCCGCGAGACCCTGCACTTTCTTGATCGCGGCGACTTCCTTCCCTGA
- a CDS encoding DUF3524 domain-containing protein, which translates to MQPAAPRILLLSAYRADSHAAWADWLTRQFPEFDWDRRELPGRHFRWRIRGNPLSWLRSLGDAQPDAIVATSMVDLATLRGLHPALAQSPALYYFHENQFAYPTSPGQNPSVDPQMVQLYGALAADRIAFNSHYNRDTFLDGVDRLLARMPDKVPPGLRTTLDERSEILPVPIQAITTTDYAERDPNLILWNHRWEYDKAPDDFAEALLQLAREGIDFRLALLGPRPARIPDALTRLRTHLADRIIVDAKCSRDEYEYWLCRAGIVVSTARHEFQGLSLLEATRAGVLPLVPDGLVYPEQYPATCRYPAGDTQALATRLGAWLTGARPPVPDIGQWHSKGVEPQWRRQIEELLETRRGAA; encoded by the coding sequence GTGCAGCCCGCGGCACCCCGCATCCTGCTACTGTCCGCCTACCGTGCGGACAGCCACGCCGCCTGGGCCGACTGGCTGACCCGGCAATTCCCCGAGTTCGACTGGGATCGCCGGGAATTACCGGGGCGCCACTTCCGCTGGCGCATACGGGGCAACCCGCTCTCCTGGCTCCGCAGCCTCGGCGACGCCCAACCCGACGCCATCGTTGCGACCTCCATGGTCGATCTCGCCACACTGCGCGGCCTGCACCCGGCACTCGCGCAATCACCTGCGCTGTACTACTTCCACGAAAACCAGTTCGCCTACCCGACCAGCCCCGGCCAGAACCCCTCGGTGGATCCGCAGATGGTCCAGCTCTACGGCGCCCTGGCGGCCGACCGCATCGCGTTCAACTCGCACTACAACCGCGATACCTTTCTCGACGGCGTCGACCGCCTGCTTGCACGTATGCCAGACAAGGTACCCCCGGGTCTGCGCACGACGCTCGACGAGCGCAGCGAGATCCTGCCCGTTCCGATCCAGGCCATCACCACCACCGACTACGCAGAGCGCGACCCGAACCTGATTTTGTGGAATCACCGCTGGGAGTACGACAAGGCCCCGGACGACTTCGCGGAAGCCTTGCTGCAACTGGCCCGTGAGGGAATCGATTTCCGACTGGCCCTGCTAGGCCCTCGGCCCGCCAGGATTCCGGACGCCCTCACACGACTCCGCACGCATCTGGCTGACCGCATCATCGTGGACGCCAAGTGCTCGCGCGACGAATACGAATACTGGCTGTGCCGGGCGGGGATCGTGGTCAGCACTGCCCGCCACGAGTTCCAGGGTCTTTCGCTGCTGGAGGCCACCCGCGCGGGCGTACTGCCACTGGTGCCCGATGGCCTGGTATACCCCGAGCAATACCCGGCCACCTGCCGTTACCCCGCCGGTGATACCCAAGCACTGGCCACGCGTCTCGGCGCATGGCTGACCGGCGCGCGACCGCCCGTCCCCGATATCGGCCAGTGGCACAGCAAGGGGGTGGAACCGCAATGGCGGCGCCAGATCGAAGAACTGCTGGAGACCCGGCGAGGCGCCGCCTGA
- a CDS encoding EAL domain-containing protein, with the protein MGLDTTPLTLLYALNGLAFFTLGIVALMLPRRERFVPFAAHVGWLVPFGLLHGTYGFLNAIGLHQELGIVSDRWFMATWLAISYLPLLEFGRRALLDIRPGLHLPAWGIYGGLAIGLSTMLLVVVEPATGLANGARYLIGFPGALLTGLAFLLHVRPPEAQPEMQRHIPALGIAAFAFLAYAAFLPFPAQVDFGLPPWLPTQGDFLAATGVPIQSLRTGAAMLFTLALISLARSLGAQHSDDLLRVLDTVNGFVYRCRNNPQWDVIFVDGGVHELTGYEARDFYRGDITFAAWVHPDDTDYTWEGVQEGLKRDGSYQIQYRAVNRDGSLRWVFERGTGVYDAHGRLIYLQGHVIDAHELVTTSHELERRSEELEAFRSTLDLTLDGVFLFDVDSLQFIYVNQGAMDQTGRTRDELLQLHPYDIKPEFPETRFRSMLEPLRRGERDQLLFETTHQHIAGHLIPVHISLQLVAPRGERPRYVAIVHDISQRRRNEEALLEALESLETSRDEQARLLELTRREQGRMASLLSAMSIGILFEDREGYIEYVNPAFRRMWAIADEIDLVGQPSRAMLEHSTHRFARPDHASRHVLHVLDTHEISERFEVDLYDGRILTQLSYPVHDADERSIGRLWLYEDVTHERQTAQQLVYLAEHDPLTGLYNRHRFQRQLEHAIHNARRRETQLALIYFDLDEFKTINDTFGHRAGDTVLVRAAGEIASLVREEEIFARLGGDEFAILVDQASEREPEGLAERVARAISAIPFRFRGQNYRLTASIGIARYPEHGDNVEDLVAHADAAMYQAKDSGKNTWAVFDASRNTAERMLERMSWSQRIGNALEGGQFELHFQGIYHLDSGALNHMEALVRMRDPLASDEVVMPGQFIPVAEKTGQILDIDRWVIRESIAHLAGHPELPGIAINISGRSFDEPGLPQYITNELSQQGVNPRRLIIELTETAAVSEMQDAQRFIEALQQAGCLVCLDDFGSGFSTFAYLKYLGVQVLKIDGMFVRDLPNNRDNQAFIRAMVDVARGLEKWTVAECVEDGDTLAMLADLGVDMVQGYHLNRPSPDFPPDRAP; encoded by the coding sequence GTGGGCCTGGACACCACGCCACTGACGCTGCTGTACGCGCTCAACGGGCTCGCGTTCTTCACCCTCGGCATCGTGGCGCTGATGCTGCCGCGCCGCGAACGGTTTGTACCTTTCGCCGCTCATGTCGGGTGGCTGGTGCCGTTCGGTCTGCTGCACGGGACCTATGGTTTCCTCAACGCGATCGGCCTGCATCAAGAACTGGGCATAGTGTCCGATCGCTGGTTCATGGCCACCTGGCTCGCGATCTCCTATCTGCCCCTGCTGGAGTTCGGTCGGCGCGCGCTGCTCGATATCCGCCCCGGCCTGCACCTGCCAGCCTGGGGGATATACGGGGGTCTCGCTATCGGCCTGAGCACAATGCTCCTGGTCGTCGTTGAGCCGGCAACGGGCCTCGCCAATGGCGCCCGCTACCTGATCGGATTCCCCGGCGCGCTCCTCACAGGGCTCGCGTTCCTGCTGCACGTTCGCCCCCCGGAGGCGCAGCCGGAGATGCAGCGGCATATCCCGGCGCTGGGGATCGCAGCCTTCGCGTTCCTGGCCTATGCCGCGTTTCTGCCTTTCCCGGCACAGGTTGATTTCGGCCTCCCCCCATGGCTGCCCACGCAGGGCGATTTCCTGGCCGCAACCGGGGTCCCGATCCAGTCACTGCGCACCGGTGCCGCGATGCTCTTCACCCTGGCGCTGATCAGCCTCGCACGCAGTCTCGGCGCGCAGCACAGCGACGACCTGCTACGGGTGCTGGACACGGTCAATGGCTTTGTCTACCGCTGCCGCAACAACCCGCAGTGGGACGTGATCTTCGTCGACGGTGGGGTGCATGAGCTGACCGGCTACGAGGCCCGCGACTTCTATCGTGGCGACATCACCTTCGCCGCCTGGGTCCACCCGGACGATACCGACTATACCTGGGAGGGCGTGCAGGAAGGGCTCAAGCGAGACGGCAGTTATCAGATCCAGTATCGAGCGGTAAACCGGGACGGATCTTTGCGCTGGGTCTTCGAACGCGGGACCGGCGTGTACGACGCACACGGGCGGCTCATCTATCTTCAGGGTCATGTGATCGACGCCCACGAGCTGGTCACCACCTCCCACGAACTCGAACGCCGCAGCGAGGAGCTCGAGGCCTTTCGCAGCACGCTGGACCTGACGCTGGATGGCGTCTTCCTGTTCGACGTGGACAGCCTGCAGTTCATCTATGTCAACCAGGGCGCAATGGACCAGACCGGGCGTACTCGCGACGAGCTCTTGCAACTGCACCCTTACGACATCAAACCGGAGTTCCCCGAGACCCGTTTCCGCAGCATGCTGGAACCCCTGCGGCGAGGGGAGCGCGACCAGTTGCTGTTCGAGACCACGCACCAGCACATCGCCGGCCATCTGATCCCCGTACACATCTCCCTGCAGCTGGTCGCCCCCCGGGGTGAACGCCCGCGCTATGTCGCCATCGTGCACGACATCAGCCAGCGCAGGCGCAATGAAGAAGCACTTCTGGAGGCACTGGAAAGCCTGGAGACCTCGCGCGACGAGCAGGCCCGGCTGCTGGAACTTACGCGGCGCGAGCAGGGACGCATGGCCTCGCTGCTGTCGGCCATGAGCATCGGCATCCTGTTCGAGGATCGCGAGGGGTACATCGAGTACGTGAACCCGGCATTTCGCCGCATGTGGGCGATCGCCGACGAAATCGACCTGGTCGGCCAGCCCTCGCGTGCAATGCTGGAACATTCCACCCATCGCTTTGCCCGGCCTGATCACGCCTCGCGCCACGTGCTGCACGTCCTCGACACCCACGAGATCAGCGAACGCTTCGAGGTGGATCTCTACGATGGCCGGATTCTCACGCAGCTGTCCTATCCGGTACACGATGCCGACGAGCGCTCCATTGGCCGGCTGTGGCTGTACGAGGATGTCACCCACGAGCGTCAGACCGCTCAGCAACTGGTCTATCTGGCCGAGCACGACCCGCTCACGGGCCTGTACAACCGCCACCGCTTCCAGCGCCAGCTGGAGCATGCGATCCACAACGCCCGCCGTCGCGAGACCCAGCTCGCACTGATCTACTTCGACCTCGACGAGTTCAAGACCATCAACGACACCTTCGGCCACCGCGCCGGGGACACGGTCCTGGTGCGCGCGGCGGGCGAGATCGCAAGCCTCGTACGCGAGGAGGAGATCTTTGCCCGCCTTGGCGGCGACGAGTTCGCGATCCTCGTCGACCAGGCATCCGAACGGGAACCTGAAGGGCTGGCCGAACGCGTGGCCCGCGCGATCTCCGCGATTCCGTTCCGCTTCCGCGGCCAAAACTACCGCCTGACCGCGAGCATCGGGATCGCCCGCTACCCCGAGCACGGAGACAACGTCGAAGACCTGGTGGCGCATGCCGATGCCGCGATGTACCAGGCCAAGGACTCGGGCAAGAATACCTGGGCCGTATTCGACGCCAGCCGTAATACGGCCGAGCGCATGCTCGAGCGGATGAGCTGGAGCCAGCGCATTGGCAACGCGCTGGAGGGCGGGCAGTTCGAGCTGCATTTCCAGGGGATCTACCACCTGGACAGCGGGGCGCTCAATCACATGGAGGCCCTGGTCCGCATGCGCGACCCGCTGGCGTCCGACGAGGTCGTGATGCCGGGGCAGTTCATCCCTGTGGCCGAGAAGACCGGGCAGATCCTCGATATCGACCGCTGGGTGATCCGCGAGAGCATCGCGCACCTGGCCGGCCACCCTGAACTCCCGGGGATCGCGATCAACATCTCCGGTCGCAGCTTCGACGAACCCGGGCTGCCGCAATACATCACCAACGAGCTGAGCCAGCAGGGTGTCAATCCCCGGCGGCTGATCATCGAACTGACCGAAACGGCAGCCGTCTCCGAGATGCAGGACGCCCAGCGCTTCATCGAAGCGTTGCAGCAGGCCGGCTGCCTCGTCTGCCTGGACGATTTTGGCTCCGGCTTCTCCACCTTTGCCTACCTCAAGTACCTGGGCGTACAGGTGCTCAAAATCGACGGCATGTTCGTGCGGGATCTGCCGAACAACCGCGACAACCAGGCATTCATCCGCGCGATGGTCGACGTCGCTCGCGGACTGGAAAAATGGACCGTGGCCGAGTGCGTCGAAGACGGCGACACCCTTGCGATGCTGGCCGACCTGGGGGTCGACATGGTCCAGGGCTACCATCTGAATCGCCCCTCGCCGGACTTCCCGCCGGACCGGGCCCCGTAG
- a CDS encoding high-potential iron-sulfur protein: MSDQPNANRRAFLRRASMAVAAVPLASLTTFGVAYAKPKAEDGHAHDYVNDASDASGHDAYEDGAVCDNCAFWAGEEDNGWGGCHHQAFQDVLVNADGWCDAHVRGG; this comes from the coding sequence ATGTCCGATCAACCGAACGCGAACCGCCGAGCCTTTCTCCGCCGCGCCTCCATGGCTGTGGCAGCCGTCCCGCTCGCAAGTCTGACCACCTTCGGCGTTGCCTATGCCAAGCCGAAGGCCGAAGACGGTCACGCCCATGACTACGTGAACGATGCGTCCGACGCATCCGGCCACGACGCCTACGAAGACGGTGCCGTGTGCGACAACTGCGCCTTCTGGGCGGGCGAAGAGGACAACGGCTGGGGTGGCTGCCACCACCAGGCCTTCCAGGACGTCCTGGTCAACGCCGACGGCTGGTGCGATGCCCATGTCCGTGGCGGCTGA
- a CDS encoding outer membrane beta-barrel protein, translated as MLKLRTSLAMLAAGSLALAGTTVQAQERVGMEPSIAVMLGSVSPDASGASTDWGYGIELGANCQLLQPRTGVLRHQLSVSRYSESPLRMTSTELNTHWMFETAPNLELGFGPGLGYVRAELGDDTNGLWAAQFGGSLKYTMDNNMFLGVEARYQFTESDRFRSGRGREDVDNLRVMAKLGVHF; from the coding sequence ATGCTCAAGCTACGTACGTCCCTTGCTATGTTGGCCGCTGGTTCTCTTGCGCTGGCCGGAACGACGGTCCAGGCGCAGGAACGCGTGGGCATGGAACCCAGTATCGCCGTCATGCTCGGCTCGGTCTCGCCGGACGCGTCGGGGGCCTCGACGGACTGGGGCTATGGCATCGAGCTGGGTGCAAATTGCCAGCTGCTCCAGCCGCGCACCGGTGTCCTGCGCCACCAGCTGAGCGTTTCCCGATACTCCGAGAGCCCGCTGCGCATGACCAGCACCGAGCTGAATACCCACTGGATGTTCGAGACCGCACCGAACCTTGAGCTGGGTTTCGGTCCCGGCCTGGGCTATGTGCGTGCGGAATTGGGTGATGACACCAACGGCCTGTGGGCGGCTCAGTTCGGCGGCAGCCTGAAGTACACCATGGACAACAATATGTTTCTTGGCGTCGAGGCCCGCTATCAGTTCACGGAGAGTGATCGCTTCCGTAGCGGCCGCGGTCGCGAGGACGTCGACAATCTGCGGGTGATGGCCAAGCTGGGCGTGCATTTCTAG